The following proteins come from a genomic window of Hydractinia symbiolongicarpus strain clone_291-10 chromosome 2, HSymV2.1, whole genome shotgun sequence:
- the LOC130630394 gene encoding QRFP-like peptide receptor, with protein sequence MEETHNLSAALRYTTLMLRNFSTTPFPGIRQYHPQFDVEPFKLTMAILYGVIFLIGVPGNILVILTIIRVPKMRSTKNLFIANLAIGDLTNMLWCLPTALISLYISWPYGQVVCKYIFPLADVIIGNTIFTMVSIALDRYRAIVNPFTAKPTLRKTIVIIVVTWFLSYALMGLPLVLAFKVSKGYWVELSCNLAWKSDFHKLFYRLGTCTVLFCIPFVVVLFCYVRIKLKLEENIRFARESIRGRSTLLRAKRNKKLINMFLVIFLCFTSCFLPINVLLLTVTFHQGILLWKYAGIVVQFAVALLFLNSIMNPIILYRLSKDFKIGFYEQLLCVCPKTRQLDETISVLRRRLSTASSLLSVVSFRSFRTSQDRVSMSAVDELDFVNVKEQDASEPPNRLVVPSKKSFSESSESLTLLPKVRTGQRKSVTWFKDDVHGSLIDKLAKSD encoded by the coding sequence ATGGAGGAGACACATAATTTATCAGCAGCTCTCAGGTATACAACCTTAATGCTTCGTAACTTTAGTACGACTCCATTTCCAGGTATTCGTCAATATCACCCACAATTCGATGTTGAACCGTTTAAACTTACAATGGCCATTTTATATGGTGTTATCTTTTTAATCGGTGTGCCGGGTAATATTCTCGTGATATTGACAATTATACGTGTGCCGAAAATGAGATCAACAAAGAACTTATTTATTGCCAACTTAGCGATAGGCGATTTAACAAATATGTTATGGTGCTTGCCAACTGCGTTGATATCTTTGTATATATCATGGCCCTACGGTCAAGTGGtctgcaaatatatatttcCACTGGCTGATGTTATTATTGGTAATACAATTTTTACAATGGTATCCATCGCCCTTGACCGCTACCGTGCTATTGTCAACCCGTTTACTGCAAAGCCAACACTTCGTAAGACGATCGTAATCATTGTGGTGACCTGGTTTTTGTCGTATGCTCTGATGGGATTGCCGTTAGTGCTAGCCTTTAAAGTGTCGAAAGGGTATTGGGTTGAGTTAAGCTGCAACTTGGCGTGGAAGAGTGACTTCCATAAGCTTTTTTATCGATTAGGAACGTGTACCGTTTTGTTTTGCATCCCGTTCGTGGTCGTCCTATTCTGCTATGTCCGCATTAAGTTGAAGCTGGAAGAAAATATTCGATTCGCACGCGAGTCTATTCGTGGTCGTTCGACTTTGCTTCGtgcgaaaagaaataaaaagctgATCAACATGTtcttagtcatttttttatgctTCACATCGTGTTTCTTACCTATCAATGTGTTATTATTGACCGTAACATTTCATCAGGGAATACTTCTCTGGAAGTACGCTGGCATCGTTGTTCAGTTTGCAGTCGCGTTACTTTTTCTTAACTCGATTATGAATCCGATTATATTGTACCGATTAAGCAAAGATTTTAAAATCGGGTTCTACGAGCAATTACTGTGTGTGTGCCCGAAAACCAGACAATTGGACGAAACGATATCAGTTTTACGTCGACGACTATCAACGGCATCTTCTTTGTTGTCGGTCGTATCTTTTCGGTCATTTCGTACGAGTCAAGATCGAGTTTCGATGAGCGCAGTGGACGAGTTGGATTTCGTAAACGTGAAAGAACAAGACGCCAGTGAACCTCCAAACCGGCTTGTGGTACCTTCAAAGAAAAGTTTCAGTGAATCATCTGAGAGCCTTACATTACTCCCAAAAGTTAGAACAGGTCAAAGGAAGAGTGTAACGTGGTTCAAAGATGATGTGCATGGAAGCTTGATTGATAAACTAGCTAAAAGTGATTAA